In Sesamum indicum cultivar Zhongzhi No. 13 linkage group LG8, S_indicum_v1.0, whole genome shotgun sequence, the sequence ATGTCCGTTGATTTACGCGCTTTCTCTGTTCGTTCTCGGATTTCACCATTTTCGGACCTATTATGACGAAATCAGAAGTGGAGTCGATTTCCGGTGGTTAGGATTGAATGTGGTGTGTGTATGATAGCCGAGCTCCGAGTGCGGGATTTGCCTGAAAAAAGTTGTGGGCGGTTGTAGCTGGTATTTGATTTTCAGGTGCAAAGTTCAAAATCTACGGATGCCGGAAATTACTAGAATTTGTTGCAGAGACTCTTAACCAAAGTCGTGTGAGGTCGGTTACTAGTCCTTAATGCTACTGCTTttacataattcaaaattatgaccctaaaaatccaattttgagaaataatttgggaaaaaaatacattaagtcaaaatttcaattggAGAGGAgagtacaaaaattattagaatataGGAGGAAGAGAGGGAAACAAATAAGAcgtagaagaagaagaagaaaaaaatgtcaaattattctttttttttagtttgaaaaattatatgtaatatatacttACTTCTTCTAACGTTTGTTtgtatctaataaatatattatttcgttagtcaaaatttatcaaatttactgaTACTAACAAAACATAGAATGAGAATTCATTTTTACccccaattgatttattaaacaatttctttttctaactaaattaTCGTTACAAGGTTGCAACTTTTGGATTAAGATGTATAGTTATAAgatttatatacttaatttttcataagttTTTTCGCTTCCTATTGCTCGATTAAAGTTTTTTGAATGagtttttcttgaaatgagACTTTTGAAATTGCTATTCGTCAGTCCTTGAATTGATTTTATCAGTaaccaacaacaataatataatactgacaaattttactttaaaaaaaatgaaattcacatttaaaaacctttgaaaattcaacataacagagtgcaaaaataaatgattgcAGTCAAAATCATATGTCATCCTGATATAGGGGGATTGTGCAGATGGAATATTCCAAAACTGGGAATAAAAATAAGCAACAGAATCGTGCTCCAGTCATGCACAGCATGCATCCATCAGAAGAAACTCCTGCAAAATTGTTGTGGTACgtacgtacatatatatacactctcTTTGACTGCAGTAGTTGGCAATGGCACCATGAACGGCGTCCATAATGATTAGCATGAAATAGTGATCAACATTTcatgaaccaattatatgtttgatcttctttattaattattcctaattttGATCTCGATCGAGATATTCAATGACATGAAGGTAATATGATGATGATCTGACAATGACCCTGTGATGATCTGACGATTCTATATAGTACATCTGACTAATTCAATCTAGATGAATGAGGTTCGCAATGCAGAACGTTAGGCATGCTAATGTGACTTTCAACTAAACTCCATGATGTTGAAGTTAACATGAACTCAAGGTAATAGGAGCGTAAAGTGCAATTTTGACAATAATAAATGCATACCTTGTGGAATGGcctccaaaatatttataaaaagttatgtATCAGAGTTTGTATGGACCACGTGTCATTCAAATAACTATCGGATAGGTGGTAAATCGATAATTTGGGTGATTTGGCAAGGTGCTCTACTCGTTCAAAAAACACGAGTTCCTCaagaattttgatatttccatattttttaaaagaaatttgctACTTTGAAACCTATGCATTGTATTTCTCCGATCacattgtttttaattttgtctttcaCATATAGagtaattatacaataatgaTGAAGTGACAAAGGGTGTTAGTAAGACTCATAGCCTCATTTCCGCAATCATCCTTATTTAACTTTGGGTTCATTCTCGCTATAAATAATACCCACTGCAGCTTAATTGGtcgaattaaaattgcatttttgtcatctaattatgcttatttaatattttaatcttttatattgTTATGGTGGCAAAATAGTAGgacatattttcaaatttcattgatttaataaacatatttgacttacaaatttaaaattgattgaaaaataacatatgCTTTGCATATGTCTGTTATAAACCCGACTTTTCACCTAATTGGTTGTTTTAGGTTGATGTGGCATGTGggagttaaaaaaaaaaacaagaagaagaagagaccTGGCAAAATTAGTTGCCACGTATGTACATGAGGACATGGAATTTAaggaaaaactaatttaatccCTGTTTCAATATAAGAAACCCCCTTCTGGGCATATGGGAAAATTTCAGACAAATGTGTTATAAAATTgcgaaaattgaaaatatatcggattattttacaattctaataatataaaataataaaaatatcaagcAAATATAACTAGAGAACCAGAGATGcaattaaaccaaatttcaTCATCGTActgggtaaattgcattttttattctataagtagacctattttcaattttggtcctatatgaTTCACACATTGCATCTTGTGtgtgcatttttattttttaatttcaagacACAAGAGGTACGGCCATTAAGTTGCTAAGGGTGGATGCTTTTTCTGTTAGGTGGGTGCAAATTTAGAGGAAAAATGTaccaataaatgaaaatatagtgGAAAaggtttatttcttcttcttcctcatatAAATAGctgatttgttttcttcacTCTTCCATTTAGTagaaaaaaagtgtaaaaCATGATTGCAAATGGAGAAGTTTATTGTAGTGTAAGGGTTGCaagttttcttctctctccttaACGATTGCCCTCTTGTGTCCTGAAATTGGGggaaaaaatgtatatatggGATGCAATGTATAAATCATCTATAGtatggaattaaaattaaaaacaggtTCATTTATGAGatcaaaatgcaatttaccctcatCATCTTGGTTTCCTCGATCTGATGTACAGtaatcacataattaaaatgatgGTATAaagatcaattttattaataattttaaatattaatacaagTTCATTATAAACCcgtttaactttttttaacaattttaaatattcgTTTAAGTGCATTTCTTTATAATGaccaatttaattattttaacaattttaaatattcatttaagttgattttctttataaagACCCATTTAAAAACTTCACCATTTTTAAGAATTCatttagattatatttttatttttttatcattattgaAGATCCATGTTGAAATTTGGGAATGGGTGTTTACAAAAGAATGAAATGGACCTAAAtggatattatttaaatttctgttatcatattattttttaattcttaaaatcCACTAGAATAtggtgaaatttttaattaggtctttataaaataatgaaatggaGTTAAATGAGTataaaaaatgtttaaaaaaattaaaaatatatggatattattatattatataatgaatCCGAATtgctatttaaaaaattaatttttatagtatgATTGAAGTAGTTGGTAGTATGCATCCATATTCATGGATGAAGAAATGGAGAAGATCAAGTTCTGGGCTCCCGGAAGGAAAGATGTATTGATTGCATTCCCAATCCAGACTGAAACATATgcattatgtttgtttttattttcaagttattttttaaacaagtcaaaacatatttaatgtttatcatcatttaaaaacaccttatttaggtgtttttaactgttttagcataaatatatacatatatattatctctaacacacacttatttgtctttatttttctttttctatcttcacaaaatacaacaaaagactcagaaaacaaatccaaacattacgATGATGTATATGCATTTCAATGTCGAGACTGAAACCTATGATGTATATGCATTTCACTGTCCGTATCAACACACCtttattttcaagtttcaaCAGTCGGGTCTTATACGGTACTGACAGCCATCATGAGGcagccaccaccaccaccaacttCCATTATACTGTTGTCCCCCAAATTTCTTCATTGCACCTTCCACCTCTTCATcattaacattaattaattaactagtTTTGTTTTGAGAATATTGTGTCCATGAACGCAAACAGCAATCAACGATGCAACAATTAAATTAGCTAAAACTTAATGCATTTCCATACTAATaactcttaattaattaacaccACAAGTGGATCGAGCAAATTGTGTCTTTGATTGTCCGGCCCGCAGAACTCAAGACGTTGTGATCAGATGATCATAACGTAATTCATCCTCAAAGCCAGAGAGCTCCGACGTCCTTGAGGAGAGGGACAAGAGTGCCGTTAATGTGGCATGCCAAGACCGTCTCGGTGCCTCCCAAGAACCTTCCCCCGACGAACACCGCCGGCAATGCCGGCTGCCTCTGGCCCGAGAGGCGGAAGAGGAACGCTTGCAAGTCGGCGCCTGAGGAGTCACGGTCGAGCTCCACGATGGTTGGGCCAACGCCTAGCCCGAGGAGAAGCTGCTTCACCACGTGACACATGCAGCAGCCGCTGATAGTCAACACCACCACTGCGTTGCCGGACACAATAACCCGCACTTTCTCATACATGGCTTCAATGTCTGCCACCGCGGGCGGTTCTTCACAGCCCTCCGCCGAGATAGGAGATGATGATAAGTCTTTCTTGATCAGTTGCATCTTCTTGAGCCCTAGCTAGTTTGTTAGTGAGAGAAGGGAGGGTAGCTAGACGATGGAAAGTGAGGAAATGAAGATGAGCGAAATCGAGCACAAGAAATTAAATGGTGTCCCAAAAGGGAAAATAAAGGGACAAACACATTTTTCATGGATGCATGTGCaattatatatgtgcatgaaaatttaaaaaaaataaaaaaaattggacgaAAGCATTAATTCTCTTCTCTACATGCGAAAGAGATGCGTATCATATGTAAGGTACGTACGAGATGGAGATAGGTCCAAATAGCATGACCATCATATATAGGAGATTGATTACCAGGCTATTTGgctaaaattattcatttgtaAGTTTGTTCTATGTACATACCTACTAcctacattaattatttgaatccCTAATAACAACCGCTCGTCCATCCATCCATCTGTCTCAAATCACCATTAAAAACTCCCAACGCTCTCTACAATAAGCGATTCCCATCGGTGGTCAAAGTCTAAACTTGTTTAATGAGACGTTGATTTTAAACATGAAAAGCTTAGTAGGTGGAGGAAGTAGTAAGCTTTTGGAAGAAAAGGTCCACAAATTTTATAGTTAATCTTGGTATATATACTTTcgtcaaataaataaattattggataattaatttcagtttaaacaaaaagtaagtaattattattatgtaatagtCGAATGATCGGGAGAGAGGCGGGGGGATTGAGGGGTTGATGGTTATTGGTTAGACAATAACTCTTGAACTGGACCAACACTCTACCTAGCTAGCTTGCTACTGCCTATGGCTGGGCTGCTTGCTTATTCATCAGGACCACTGCCTGCTGCCTACGTTAGTCGTCCAACAATCGACTTAATTTGCTCCCACCACAACCACCCCTTGCATGCATTGCGACCCTAGTAGTGCTGGACAGGGGCATGATATCTCCTTTCTTAACTTTCACGAACTAGCTACATAATACCATCACGGATCATCCAGAACTCAGGGTTGGTGGCGGTGGGTGCATTGTTTGGGCTGGGTTGGGGGTGGCTTAGCAACCAATTACTCGACCTACAATAGGCATACGTTAAGACAGATACTATGATGATATAGCCTTGGGATCATCACACCTCACTAGTATGCTACCGTGGACCTGGTGGTCCTCTCTTGCAAGTCCAACTCGACAATCAtgtttttgtatatatacGATGGTttttatcaaatcaattatatgacaagtgtaatTTATTTGGGATGTTATTGCTGTATAATTTAGAGAAATTAAGCgatcaatcacatgataaatgTATCACACTTactttataattgatttggttcgaccaaatttaatttaactcGATAATTCGGTTAGTACTGCATCTAGTTGTTTGttcctttttttcccctcttttTTAAAACTATGTTATTTCATCGTCTCATCTAAATGAGTTTTTCCCTCGaggagaatttttttttataactaatctTTAACTTTAcaccaattatatatacttatcatcAAATTAGTTCATCACAGGTACTATTTGGACTAAAACTTCACctaaatttggaaaataaaatattgggCCATTTGGGTTGGATATTACTATGTGAAATTTAGCATTATTGAATGCGGCCCAATTACAATAGTGACCCAAAACAGTTTTCACATATTTAGTGTAGACCAGACCAATTCCGAGAAGTTAGGTATTCAAGACAGTGGGCTCGCAGCCTAGCCCAGTGCACCCTCTCTCCAAATGGTCAGGGACAAAAGCGTAAGATGCGTGCGGAATAAGTAAAAGTAGAGGGGTCAAAGAGCAAATAgcagaaaattaaagaagccTTATGGAGACCGCGACACGTGCAGGTGTCTGGTCATCGAGAAGTCAACTCCCAAAGGCTACATTGAATCTCTCTACTCTATCCCACGCCTCATCTCCTATAAAAAGCCGACACGTACACATTCGTCTTGGATTTTTTCAAAGTTGCACGTAAATTGATtcccaatatttttaatacgtatttgataatagaaatatcttttttattaaaatcgaataaaataaagattcatttcaaactaaaatttggTGATTATTTCCTCCGGCACTACTGTATTGCTACATATCTGATGggggattattttttttgttgggcAAATAACGTAAATGCCCTCGAGAACGagggttaattacaatttataccAAAGGTCTGTACCTTTCTGTTTCGAGTTGGGTCAGGCTCAAAAGACTCAGTTCTTAAAGTCATTGATTTCCCTAACAACACTTGACAAGATATCATAAGATAAATGGATACTTTTTGACCCTATAAATACAtcatttatactttatttatgGTAAGATATTTATTACAGTTAGACtcacattaaaatatattcaaatcaCATTCTTCTATCTCGactccaaaattaatttaagcgTATGAGGGTTTCAGTTGAGAGTCTCTCAACAAGCCTAACGATCCTATCTTTTCTCTGATCTCAAGTACTATTCCAAATATACTCGACGTGATAGCAACTTCGATCTGAATCAATATGCCTAATTATATTAAGTGCCCTATGAGTCGTTTGGGCATGTAGTGAAGTTGGAATGGGAACGCTagttaaaaaaacaataattatttattcccttgtaacaactttttttcattttttctttttattattataaagaaagaattttgattatttatttaattattaaatatatttgtgtaaGTGTAGAGTAGCAATATGCATTAGAGAGTGGGAAGGGAAGGGTAGGGTAGGGGGGTGggaacaataataataattagtggGGTTTATGCTTTAATTACAGTTGGCTCCTTTTTAACAGGCAACCTCAATTCCCACaacatacttttattttagttgGGTTGGTACTGTACCCAGCATCTGTACTtacaccataaaaaaaatactataatgtattgtttttttattcttttttacttccactaattaaattagatgaaattatataattttaacaaatttataattttcaaaagaagagGAGATTAGAAGGtgatgataaatttgctatttgattattgtttgcattatgataattattgttgaatgatgcattaaatattgatataattattatttttatgagaaagaatctatatttttataattaaagagCACTGTGTTTTCGATTATTGAATctattaactttttaattattttattaatttttattttttctcctctcttctcaatttttcatttttactattcttaattaacttgcacatttatttttcttctctatttttgcaataatttttcattaacttaattaatacacatttattaaaataataataatatttttatttaaattaattataaacacaCATTTGAGTATGACACATA encodes:
- the LOC105167543 gene encoding glutaredoxin-C9-like, which produces MQLIKKDLSSSPISAEGCEEPPAVADIEAMYEKVRVIVSGNAVVVLTISGCCMCHVVKQLLLGLGVGPTIVELDRDSSGADLQAFLFRLSGQRQPALPAVFVGGRFLGGTETVLACHINGTLVPLLKDVGALWL